In a single window of the Centropristis striata isolate RG_2023a ecotype Rhode Island chromosome 18, C.striata_1.0, whole genome shotgun sequence genome:
- the nhsl1b gene encoding NHS-like protein 1 isoform X3: MVFIGTSLKSVIKYFKRKAVSNLDEESKWTVHYTAPWHQQENVFLPGSRPPCVEDLHRQAKVNLKTALRECDKLRKDGFRSSQYYSQGPTFSDPLQSTSSLQDEEEDDNDKKSTASSAEDDKSQLSMRPQTPQGGGEEGEAYEVDGQVIWNKGAPLPTPEEKMRQAAQAVPTAIVAINVTGAVFDRQASIRRSLINTDTVSRRPKKVKRRKTISGLPDNFNHELAKGHSGDLRPHSMFIPGQYSTLGRVGSVNSTLRRSDTRDSGCQTEEVKIVPPSMRRIRAQRGQGIAAQMAGLTTSSSTGSISISSSDSSGILMLPQYNRDPSRFHSLPRQGARVSLSADPICSSTPIKSEEQITPQRQIGKLQVDNTVVHMRNAPRTGTLPRPKSQEVRGTQASDWGGGPACVVSPHAAYSTSVIPNATLSSSSEVITLNTSGQLPHSPASAYPTARPLSLASSTNTDSMISSPAAFSHSSTCPALATSTPTHTSKDGCLVVTAPASESGHSDSSIHSHSTLAPTPPSCPPEEQWIYDTPENVVVPHRTLTSSCSTPINQLYSSLDLSSRTTTDSSSLYSQDNDGYYTSMHMDSGLRSRSHGSGHGAAPGRATRHSMYECREMANQEDSASLYSDRSLSRSISLRKAKKPPLPPARTDSLRRKANAKKPLGGVSAISGAKEPNGAMLNETLIASLQQSLQMGLRGGKGKGASPSSPSHSPSSDYDDPWVLRPRSHSSISAGSSAASLVANANCGGVSNVYSLCHVTPAHSDTSSLRSDYADSWGYYMDYPRNHGDQRAQTPPVHATEREMSAGAHPGELQNGGEILNDGQAPGAPGQEGGVAMKPKMSTSSPDRVHRLTSPSSGYSSQSNTPTAGTPVPSFVRSMSPSGSRPRPKVPERKSSLLSSVSMSSSSTSLSSNTSDSLKSSGPPPPPPPPLPLSSSSAPTTPLSPPPPFPPPLPPCSSAGPPPPAPPLPTTPQGPTLMPPPVSSTSPEFPPPPSPEMLIHSSSSFNTSFSPPPPPPPPVPSMGPPPPPPLPAFAPPSSSPSYVKAGKDAPKPALSNSPTKSPKPLITPFALQSIQLRSVKRSEKEINGQSDHTKAQETGMDLLQGLKPQTLEKSNSLEHPTVIHLSNCSPEEGSRNSSPSPVSKLLEELSLDCSITDDTPDSAVTNGKAEDQSYILLNGKEGVEVRESLPSPPRSSQSSPVKQKPPVVSKKPQISFLPPFSPKLIKEQVASQHEDSRLQDQVDAPQTQIKTEETKSEQQEEEETSKSSELLAESSETFTATQDEFDISTSASQETSVDYGLCTNGDTHEEEEEGDGASSTTGSISSKEDDTGEVFYSSTAESSPAPSANGASEENMVTPTPTPTRARTTEDLFAAIHRSKRKVLGRKESEEDKSRVGSQQQSPPATPTGGSPALASTLPRQSGSIQRNLRKSSTSSDTFKALLLKKGSRSETSFRMSATEMLRSTDPRFQRTHSESALDSPAGSPLSPHSPSTSPGRGKRATDEWSRYEALALSSPPSSSFSMSGLKYGRSRTPPSAASSKYNARSRILSSPMTVICEREGELAESEHGDTAESVSGPTAQTLPVLNNSNGTLSEESRS, translated from the exons TCCACAGCTTCATCAGCGGAGGATGACAAATCGCAGCTCTCCATGAGGCCCCAGACCCCGCAGGGAGGGGGTGAAGAAGGGGAGGCATACGAGGTTGACGGACAGGTCATATGGAACAAGGGCGCCCCGCTGCCCACCCCAGAGGAGAAGATGAGGCAGGCTGCTCAGGCCGTGCCCACAGCCATAGTCGCCATCAACGTCACAG GGGCAGTGTTTGACCGACAGGCGAGCATCCGGCGCTCCCTCATTAACACTGACACCGTGTCCCGCCGGCCCAAGAAGGTCAAACGCAGAAAGACTATATCAGGGCTGCCTGACAACTTCAACCATGAGCTAG CAAAAGGACACAGCGGAGACCTCCGGCCACATTCCATGTTCATCCCAGGACAGTACTCTACCTTGGGCAGAGTTGGGAGCGTCAACTCAACGCTCCGGCGTTCCGACACCAGAGACTCGGGCTGCCAGACAGAAGAAGTGAAGATCGTGCCCCCGTCCATGAGAAGAATCCGAGCTCAGAGAGGACAGGGGATTGCTGCTCAAATGGCCGGcctcaccacctcctcctcaacaGGAAGTATATCCATCTCAAGTAGCGACAGCTCCGGGATCCTGATGCTGCCGCAGTACAACAGAGATCCTTCACGATTTCACAGTCTGCCCCGACAGGGCGCCAGGGTGTCCCTCAGCGCTGACCCCATCTGTAGCAGCACCCCCATCAAGTCCGAGGAGCAAATTACACCTCAGAGGCAGATTGGAAAGCTTCAGGTCGACAATACAGTGGTGCACATGAGAAACGCCCCGAGGACAGGCACCCTGCCCAGGCCCAAGTCTCAGGAGGTGAGGGGGACACAGGCCAGTGATTGGGGTGGTGGTCCAGCATGTGTTGTGTCCCCACACGCTGCCTACTCCACCTCAGTCATCCCCAATGCCACCCTGTCCAGCTCCTCTGAGGTCATTACCCTGAACACCTCCGGTCAGCTCCCCCACTCCCCAGCCTCAGCTTACCCCACAGCCCGCCCGCTCAGTCTGGCTTCCTCCACCAACACAGACTCCATGATCTCCAGCCCAGCAGCCTTCTCCCACAGCTCCACCTGCCCAGCCCTGGCTACTTCTACCCCCACTCACACATCAAAGGACGGCTGTCTAGTAGTCACAGCACCTGCAAGCGAGTCAGGGCACTCGGACAGCAGTATACACAGCCACAGCACCTTGGCCCCCACGCCGCCATCCTGTCCGCCAGAGGAGCAGTGGATCTACGACACGCCAGAAAACGTGGTGGTTCCGCACCGCACGCTGACCTCCAGCTGCTCCACTCCTATAAACCAGCTGTACAGCAGCCTGGACCTCTCCTCCAGGACCACTACTGACTCCAGCTCCCTCTATTCCCAAGACAATGATGGATACTACACCTCCATGCACATGGACTCCGGTCTGCGCTCTCGCAGCCACGGCAGCGGGCACGGTGCGGCACCCGGACGGGCCACCAGGCACAGCATGTACGAGTGCCGCGAGATGGCCAATCAGGAAGACTCTGCCAGCTTGTACAGTGATCGATCGCTGTCCCGCAGCATCTCCCTCCGCAAGGCCAAAAAGCCTCCGCTGCCCCCAGCTCGTACAGACTCCCTGCGGCGGAAGGCAAATGCGAAAAAGCCCCTCGGAGGCGTCAGCGCCATCAGCGGTGCGAAGGAGCCAAACGGCGCCATGCTCAATGAGACTCTAATTGCCAGCTTGCAGCAGAGCCTTCAGATGGGGCTGAGAGGAGGGAAAGGAAAGGGGGCTTCGCCTTCTTCACCCTCTCACAGCCCGAGCAGCGACTATGATGACCCTTGGGTGCTACGGCCACGCAGTCACAGTAGCATCAGTGCAGGCAGCTCTGCAGCATCGCTGGTTGCTAACGCCAACTGTGGCGGCGTGTCTAATGTGTACTCGCTGTGCCACGTGACGCCCGCTCACAGCGACACCAGCAGCTTGCGCTCAGACTACGCTGATTCCTGGGGCTACTACATGGACTACCCTCGTAACCATGGAGACCAGAGGGCACAGACACCTCCGGTACacgccacagagagagagatgtcgGCTGGGGCTCACCCGGGAGAGTTACAGAACGGAGGTGAGATTCTCAACGACGGCCAGGCCCCCGGAGCTCCAGGCCAGGAGGGAGGGGTGGCAATGAAGCCCAAAATGTCCACCTCCTCACCAGACAGGGTGCACAGGCTGACCTCCCCATCTAGCGGCTACTCCAGCCAGTCCAACACCCCGACAGCTGGAACCCCAGTGCCCTCCTTTGTCAGGTCCATGTCTCCCTCAGGCAGCCGGCCCAGGCCCAAAGTCCCGGAGAGAAagtcctctctcctgtcctctgtatccatgtcctcctcctccacctccctgtCCTCCAACACCTCGGACTCACTTAAAAGCTCcggacctcctcctccaccacctccacccttGCCCCTCTCCTCCTCGTCAGCTCCCACCACCCCTCTGAGCCCACCTCCACCCTTCCCTCCCCCTCTACCACCATGTTCCAGTGCAGGCCCTCCTCCACCAGCTCCCCCGTTGCCAACCACTCCCCAGGGTCCAACTTTGATGCCACCCCCTGTTTCCTCCACCTCCCCAGAattccctcctcctccatcccctGAAATGCTAATCCACTCCAGCTCATCCTTCAATACGAGCTTCAGtcctccccctccacctcccccaCCTGTCCCCTCCATGGggccccctccacctcctccactgcCTGCTTTTGCCCCACCTTCCTCCTCCCCATCTTATGTCAAGGCGGGGAAAGATGCTCCTAAACCAGCTCTTTCTAACAGCCCTACAAAGTCACCCAAGCCCCTGATCACCCCGTTTGCGCTGCAGAGCATTCAGCTTCGCTCCGTTAAACGGTCAGAGAAGGAGATTAACGGCCAATCGGACCACACCAAAGCTCAGGAAACAGGCATGGATCTCCTTCAGGGTCTAAAGCCCCAGACCCTGGAGAAGTCTAATTCCCTGGAGCATCCCACTGTGATACACCTGTCAAACTGCTCCCCTGAAGAAGGTTCACGTAACTCCTCACCATCCCCTGTGTCAAAGCTCTTAGAAGAGTTGTCTTTAGACTGCAGTATCACAGATGACACACCAGATAGTGCTGTCACAAATGGAAAAGCCGAGGATCAGAGTTACATTCTCTTGAATGGTAAAGAAGGAGTCGAAGTGCGGGAATCTTTGCCTAGTCCCCCGCGGAGCTCCCAAAGCTCTCCTGTCAAACAGAAGCCCCCAGTTGTCTCCAAGAAACCCCAAATCTCTTTTCTCCCACCGTTTAGTCCCAAACTAATTAAAGAACAGGTTGCATCTCAGCATGAGGACAGCCGTTTACAAGACCAAGTAGATGCGCCGCAAACTCAAATAAAGACAGAAGAGACTAAAAGTGAGcaacaggaggaagaggaaaccTCAAAGAGCTCCGAGCTTCTAGCAGAGAGCAGTGAAACATTCACAGCAACCCAAGACGAGTTCGACATTTCTACTTCTGCCAGCCAGGAGACAAGTGTCGACTATGGACTGTGTACCAATGGAGACACTcatgaagaggaagaggagggagatgGAGCGAGCAGCACAACTGGATCCATCAGCTCCAAGGAGGACGACACTG gtgagGTGTTCTACTCCAGCACGGCTGAATCGTCTCCGGCCCCGTCAGCCAACGGGGCCTCCGAGGAGAACATGGTGACCCCGACCCCGACTCCTACACGGGCCCGAACCACTGAGGACCTTTTTGCTGCCATTCACAG GTCGAAGCGCAAGGTCCTGGGTCGCAAGGAGTCAGAGGAGGACAAGTCCCGGGTTGGGAGCCAACAACAGTCTCCACCCGCCACTCCAACAGGCGGGTCCCCGGCGCTGGCATCCACCTTGCCCCGTCAGTCGGGCTCCATCCAGCGCAACCTCCGCAAGTCCTCCACCAGCAGCGACACCTTCAAGGCCCTCCTGCTGAAGAAGGGCAGCCGCTCAGAGACCAGCTTCAGGATGTCAGCCACCGAGATGCTCCGCTCCACCGACCCTCGCTTCCAGAGAACACACTCCGAGTCGGCGCTGGACTCCCCCGCCGGGTCGCCGTTGTCCCCGCACAGCCCCAGCACCTCCCCCGGCCGCGGTAAAAGGGCGACAGATGAGTGGAGCCGATACGAGGCCCTGGCTCTGTCCTCGCCGCCGTCATCGTCCTTTTCTATGAGCGGATTAAAGTACGGCCGCTCTCGCACGCCGCCCTCTGCTGCCAGCAGCAAGTATAACGCTCGCAGCCGAATCCTCAGCAGCCCAATGACAGTAATCTGCGAGCGCGAGGGGGAGCTGGCAGAGAGCGAGCATGGAGACACTGCAGAAAGTGTGTCTGGACCCACGGCTCAGACTCTCCCTGTACTCAATAACTCCAATGGCACTTTATCTGAAGAGAGCAGAAGTTAA
- the hebp2 gene encoding heme-binding protein 2 encodes MLKAVGQVLFSSGLQNPKYTADEKKGEDYEIRTYHATKWVSTTLSGMQWDAAMNSGFRRLFSYIQGNNNNKVKVEMTAPVTCRVDPGAGPACESQFTVSFFIPEEHQETPPEPSDPEVFVEHRKEFTAYVRTYGGFSKENTKREELEKLMESLKRDGVQYVENPYYAAGYDSPFKLTNRRNEVWVLKQEQE; translated from the exons ATGCTGAAAGCTGTGGGACAAGTTCTGTTCTCATCTGGACTGCAGAACCCGAAATACACAGCAGATGAGAAAAAG ggAGAAGACTATGAGATTCGTACCTACCACGCCACTAAGTGGGTGAGCACCACTCTGAGTGGGATGCAGTGGGACGCAGCCATGAACTCTGGCTTCCGCCGGCTCTTCAGCTACATTcaaggaaacaacaacaaca AGGTGAAAGTGGAAATGACGGCTCCTGTGACCTGCCGCGTGGACCCCGGAGCCGGTCCCGCATGTGAATCTCAGTTCACTGTGTCCTTCTTCATCCCAGAGGAGCATCAGGAGACTCCACCAGAGCCCAGTGACCCCGAGGTGTTTGTGGAGCACAGGAAAGAGTTCACCGCATATGTCAG GACATACGGTGGTTTCTCCAAGGAGAATACGAAGCGTGAAGAGCTCGAGAAACTTATGGAGAGCCTGAAGAGGGACGGAGTCCAATATGTCGAGAATCCGTACTACGCAGCCGGGTACGACAGTCCCTTCAAACTGACCAACCGCAGAAACGAAGTCTGGGTCCTCAAACAAGAACAGGAGTAG